One genomic segment of Aquamicrobium sp. includes these proteins:
- a CDS encoding Swt1 family HEPN domain-containing protein produces MNAELIAFAPNTYSEVTFSAGFRFSLAMIEPPRAIEAEDPGAVYDPMHWTILLTLENTLRRLVEKELRALAGDAWLKRRVPGDVRNRWVERQAEERAAGRPVYEFIHYADFMDLAQLICQKDNWPAFLHIFTKKDDFRISLERLHPIRKDIAHGRPIGRAGTLILVSEATRVLQALQVARLLP; encoded by the coding sequence ATGAACGCTGAGCTTATTGCCTTCGCACCGAACACATACAGCGAAGTGACATTCTCAGCAGGCTTCCGCTTCAGCCTTGCGATGATCGAACCGCCGCGTGCCATCGAGGCGGAGGACCCCGGTGCCGTGTACGATCCGATGCACTGGACAATCCTCTTGACGCTCGAGAACACGTTGCGCCGGCTCGTCGAAAAGGAACTCCGAGCCCTTGCGGGTGACGCATGGTTGAAGCGCCGTGTTCCGGGAGATGTACGTAACCGGTGGGTTGAGCGCCAAGCTGAAGAGCGTGCAGCCGGCCGGCCGGTCTACGAGTTCATCCACTATGCGGACTTCATGGACCTCGCGCAGCTTATCTGCCAGAAGGATAATTGGCCTGCGTTTCTCCACATCTTTACAAAAAAGGATGATTTCCGCATTTCGCTGGAGCGTCTGCATCCCATTCGCAAAGACATTGCCCATGGGCGGCCAATCGGACGAGCTGGCACGTTGATACTGGTGAGCGAAGCTACGCGCGTGCTGCAGGCGCTTCAAGTCGCCCGGTTGCTCCCATAA